A stretch of Linepithema humile isolate Giens D197 chromosome 3, Lhum_UNIL_v1.0, whole genome shotgun sequence DNA encodes these proteins:
- the Plap gene encoding phospholipase A-2-activating protein, whose protein sequence is MDKPPYKLSSVLLGHSADVRAVATFLDGTIVSVSRDKTTRVWKPSGNGNEYEQSAILTGHSNFVSSVCVLNPSERNPKGYIITGSNDNTICVYIADETVPVHTITAHQNTVCNLRTGKKEGTFLSSSWDLTAKLWDVNDLSKPQLNLMDHTAAVWCVADLSNGNIVTGSADKLVIVWTRDGSMQHKLTGHTDCIRDIADIKEDEFLTCANDATIRHWNARLGTCLGTYCGHENYIYSIAAVPNGTYVFSSGEDRTIRVWYNAELGQTIVLPTQSIWCVELFSNGDIVTGSCDGAVRIFSSNPERYANVETLQAFEKEVANTSINAQQVLGDINIKDLPDSRVLLQPGQKDGQTKIVNEGDAVRAYSWSQNEKRWIKIGDVMGASGGTAATSGKQLYNGIEYDYVFSVDIQDGVPPLKLPYNKGQDPWHVAQKFLHDNNLSQLFLDQVANFIVKNSESTPVLTTGSQYVDPFTGGSRYVPGSGTSSSMPDVIVQSSTLNSSNTSTSSSYIPHSRYLKLEQANLSIIFEKLYELNTKQESIHKVSEEHLDAIGKLTDDQISEEIRTSAINALKSLLDWPNDTVFPALDIARLTVLHKAVNDQLCTEELLPVIRRHIKSNATPSNQMLTFRLIANMFQHEKGEKLGLDYRDEILKSLLDLQSLGNKNNQVAISTYMLNLIVALNKYDDTPGRTRALNTLFTVLPRLNEPEAIFRALVGLGTLLAATPDPSDRNELINAVRESETALNVLRTLSESTTDLSMSNKVVNCSKQIIDLII, encoded by the exons ATGGACAAGCCGCCGTATAAACTGAGCAGCGTGCTGCTTGGCCACAGCGCGGACGTGAGAGCAGTGGCAACCTTTCTCGATGGTACCATCGTGTCGGTCTCCCGGGACAAGACAACGCGTGTATGGAAGCCGTCCGG GAATGGTAACGAGTATGAACAGAGCGCAATATTAACAGGCCACTCTAATTTTGTTAGTTCAGTGTGCGTTTTAAACCCATCGGAGAGAAATCCCAAAGGTTATATCATCACTGGCAGCAATGACAATACCATATGTGTCTATATAGCAGATGAAACAGTACCTGTGCACACAATAACGGCACATCAGAATACTGTGTGTAATTTAAGGACTGGCAAGAAAGAAGGTACATTTCTTTCGAGTTCTTGGGACCTTACTGCTAAATTATGGGATGTAAATGATTTGAGCAAACCACAACTGAATCTCATGGATCATACTGCTGCAGTATGGTGCGTGGCAGATTTATCGAATGGAAATATAGTAACTGGATCAGCTGATAAGTTGGTAATAGTATGGACGAGAGATGGTTCTATGCAACATAAATTAACTGGACATACAGATTGTATTCGTGATATAGCTGATATTAAAGAGGATGAGTTTCTAACTTGTGCAAATGATGCCACTATAAGACACTGGAATGCCAGACTTGGAACCTGTTTAGGTACATATTGTGGACAcgagaattatatttatagtatagCAGCTGTTCCAAATGGCACATATGTCTTTTCATCTGGAGAAGATAGGACTATCAGAGTATGGTATAATGCAGAACTTGGTCAAACCATTGTTTTACCAACACAATCGATATGGTGTGTTGAGTTGTTCTCAAATGGTGACATAGTCACTGGAAGTTGCGACGGAGCTGTCAGAATATTCTCATCTAACCCTGAACGATATGCGAATGTGGAGACACTGCAAGCATTTGAAAAAGAAGTAGCAAATACCTCTATAAATGCACAACAGGTACTCGGAGACATCAATATAAAAGA TTTACCAGATTCAAGAGTCCTCCTACAGCCTGGCCAAAAAGACGGACAAACAAAGATCGTAAATGAAGGAGATGCAGTTAGAGCGTATAGTTGGTCGCAAAATGAAAAACGGTGGATAAAAATTGGCGATGTGATGGGTGCGTCTGGTGGTACCGCTGCTACCTCTGGAAAGCAACTCTATAATGGCATAGAATATGATTATGTCTTTTCGGTCGACATACAAGACGGTGTGCCACCTTTGAAACTTCCATACAATAAGGGCCAAGATCCTTGGCACGTTGCACAGAAGTTCCTTCATGACAATAATCTAagtcaattatttttagatcag GTTGCAAATTTCATAGTAAAGAATTCTGAGTCAACTCCAGTTTTGACTACTGGATCTCAATATGTAGATCCTTTTACAGGAGGAAGCAGGTATGTTCCTGGATCAGGAACATCGTCCAGTATGCCCGACGTTATTGTACAATCATCAACATTAAATTCTTCCAACACATCTACATCTTCCTCTTATATACCTCATTCgaggtatttaaaattagaacaGGCAAATTTGTCTATCATTTTCG aaaaattatacgaattaAACACTAAACAAGAAAGTATACATAAAGTATCAGAGGAACATCTAGATGCTATAGGAAAGCTTACAGACGATCAAATATCTGAGGAAATTAGGACTAGCGCTATCAACGCGTTAAAAAGTCTTTTAGATTGGCCGAACGATACAGTATTTCCGGCTCTCGATATAGCGAGGCTCACTGTACTCCACAAAGCAGTAAACGACCAATTATGTACAGAAGAATTGCTGCCAGTTATACGGAGGCATATCAAATCTAACGCTACTCCGTCGAATCAAATGCTCACTTTTCGATTGATAGCTAATATGTTCCAACATGAAAAAGGAGAGAAACTTGGTCTCGATTACAGGGATGAGATTCTAAAGTCTCTATTAGATTTGCAATCTCttggaaataaaaacaatcaG gttgCGATATCGACTTATATGTTGAATTTGATCGTAGCGCTAAATAAGTATGACGATACACCTGGTAGAACAAGAGCTCTAAATACATTGTTTACCGTATTACCCCGTTTAAATGAACCAGAAGCAATATTCAGAGCTCTAGTTGGATTGGGAACGTTATTGGCCGCTACACCTGATCCTAGTGATcgtaatgaattaattaacgcTGTGCGAGAATCCGAAACCGCTTTAAACGTTTTAAGAACTTTGTCGGAAAGCACGACCGATCTTAGTATGTCAAACAAAGTGGTAAACTGTTCCAAGCAGATCAttgatttgattatttaa